ATGTACTTTTCGTACTGGCTTACTGCAGGACGGCCCGGATGGTTGATCGCGCGACCGGCGGCTGCGGGCACGGCGGGAATGCGCGGGTCCTGCTTCTTCTCCTTCAGGATCTGCGCGGAAGGCGCCTCGGGCAGTTCGGCCTCGGCGGTGTTCTCCGCCACGGTCGACGAGCTGTATGCGGCAAACGGGCTGCTTTCATGCGCCAGTTCCGCAAAGCTCGCGGTGGCGGGCAGTGCGGTTGCGACCAACATCGGCTCGGCTACCGTGTGCAACGCCTGCGCCTTGGTGCAGGCTGCGACTCCGAGCAGCATTCCGGCGACTGCCGCCGGTCGAGAAATCTTCATCCACTTCTTCATTTGAATCCTTGTCCTTTCGCTCCGCGCTCTGCGGTGGGCTGCGCGAGCGAAGTACTTTTTCATGCTGTCTCCAAAGGGACGCAAGAACCGGCGATGCGGTTGTATTTCTTGCAGTTTCATCAACAGCTTTCTCGCGCGGCAGCTTTCCATTTCCGGCTTCAGCGTTACCACTTCGGCAACAGACGCCCGAAAGCCGTTGACCCTGCCGCGCCGCGCCGCGATGCTCAAAGCTGGAGAACCTGCGCGCCATGCCGAACGATCCGTACGCGAAAGACTGGGAAGCACGCCTGCGCGATGCCGCCACGCGCATCGAGGCGGAACTGCGTCAGGCCGCAAACACGATCGACACCGAGGTTGTGCCCGAGGTGCGCCGCCATAGCTCCAACGCGCTGCGTTCACTGGCGGCCAAGCTCGACCAGCTCGCTGCGCATATGGACGACGCCCGTCGCGGCACTCCGTCGACCCCGCCGCGCGCCTCTGAGGCATCGTCATCCGCCCCGCGTCCCGACTCGCCCTATCCGCGCTCGGCCTACGATGATCCCACGGACGGCCGATCCGAATGAGCTTCCGTCTTCACCTTCGAGTGGCGTTGCTCGCACTGCTTTGCGTCGGACTGGCTGGTTGCCACCATCACGCCAAGTACGCCAGCAACCAGGCGCCGGATCGTCCGGACTGGTCTTCGGGCTACCCGCCGAAGCATCGTAAGCCCGCGCCGAGCAGCGGCGATCGTGCCTCCGCGACCCCGCGTCCGACTGCGCCTCGGCCGTCCGCTCCGGCGCCTGACACCTCGAACCTCACCCTCACCGGCAAGCCCATCATGACCGAAACCGGCATGGCGAGCTGGTACGGACCCTCGTTCCACAACCGCAAAGCCGCAGACGGCAGCACCTACGACCAGAATGGCCTCACCGCGGCGCACCGTACGCTGCCGCTGGGCTCGCTGGCCCGCGTGACGAACCTGGCCACCAATGAAAGCGTCATCGTCCGCATTACGGACCGCGGCCCCTTCGTGCGCGGCCGCCTCATGGACCTCTCCGAAGGCGCGGCCAAGCGGATCGACCTCTACCGCATGGGCGTCGCCAAGGTGAAGGTCGAGGCCTACTCGCCTTCGTCCGCGACGGTTGAAAAGCCCGGTCTGTGGGCGGTGCAGGCAGGCGCGTTCTCCACGCAGCGCGACGCGAATGACCTCCGCGACGCGCTCGCCAAGCGCTACGCCACGGCGAGGATTCAGGAGTTCCAGGGGCCGACAGGCTACTGGGTCCGCATCGACCCGCCCGGCCGCGTGAAAGAGCAGGCGCAGGCCATCCGGGAGTGGATCGGCAAGCCTGACGATCAGGCCGATGCGTTCCTCGTGCGCCTGGACTAAGAGAAAATCCACAGTTCTGCTATACTGAATCCTGCAACAAACCCCTCGGTCGCTCTTCAAGCATCACAGAAGGCACCGCAGAAAGCATACCCATGCCAAAGTTGAAGACCCACTCGGGCGCGGCGAAGCGCTTCAAGAAGACTGCATCCGGCAAGTTCAAGCGCGGCCAGTCCAAGATGCGCCACATCCTTACGTCGAAGTCGGTGAAGACGAAGCGTCATCTTCGTCAGATCACCCTCGTCTCCGTAGCGGATACGCCGAAGGTCGCCCGCATGCTTCCTTACGCTTAAAGCGTAAGAAGCAGTAGAGGTTTCTCCATCAAGTCAGCCGAACATGCGTCCATGGCTGCTGGGCTAGCAAATCGCGAACCCCATTGAGATGTGAGGAGAGCAACAAGCGTGTGAAGTGGCCCTCTTGCCACCAGCCGCTCAACCGAAGTACGCAAACAGGAGCACACGATGCCTCGTGTAAAACGCAGTACAAAGCGCGCTGATCGCCGCCGCAAGATTCTTAAGCGCGCCAGCGGCTATTTCCTCACCAAGTCCAAGCTCTATCAGGCCGCTCAGGAAGCCGTCGAGCGCGGTCTCAAGTTCGCCTACATCGGCCGTAAGCAGAAGAAGCGTCAGTACCGCTCGCTGTGGATCGTCCGTATCGGCGCAGCAGCCAAGCTGAACGGCATGAGCTACTCGACCTTCATCAACGGCCTCAAGAAGGCTGGCAACGGCCTCGATCGCAAGATCCTTGCTGACATCGCCGCCAACGACGCAGCAGGCTTCACGGCCCTCGTCGCGCAGGCGAAGGCTGGCCTCGCAGCCGCCAAGAAGTAACCGATTCCGCAACACAGCAAAAGGCGTGGCCCTTGGCCACGCCTTTTGTTGTGTTGCACGGAGTTGGGGAGGCGAGTGCGTAGGGGTGGGGTTTTCGAGCCGAGATGGGTGAGGTCCCGGGTATAGGCTTGAGGTCGGGGGAAACCCGCATCCTTGAGCATCCTGCAAACCCACATCTCAAAAATCGAGATGTGGGGCACCCGTTCGTCGCCAAGCCTAACCCCTACACCCTATCCCTTACACCCTGGGCCCTACACCCTGAGCCCTGGGCCCTCAAACCAGCGTTACCCTGCAGCGGCCATGGCTCGCTCGGCCTTGCGCTGACGCTTCTGTTCGTACATGATCTCGTCGGCCTGTGCGAGCAGGTCTTCGATGCTGCCGCCCTGCTTAGCCGGATCGCAGACCACCGAGCCGAGGCTCAGTGAAAGCTCGAACGGGTAGCGGTGCTTCGCGTTCGTGGCTTCGACTTCGCTGCGAATGCGGTCGCAAAGCTCTGCCGCCAGCTCCGGGCTGCCGTCGAGCGCTACGGCGGCGAACTCGTCGCCACCCATGCGGCCGATCACGTCGCTCTTGCGGAAGCTCGACATCAGCAACTCGCCCACACGCTTCAGGGCCTCGTCGCCCATCTTGTGGCCGTGCGTATCGTTGATCTGCTTGAAGAGATCGAGGTCGATGTAGATCAGCAGCAGCGGCGTGCGCAGCTTCTGTGCCTTCACCCAGTGCGCCTGCGCAAACGCCATGAAGCCGCGGCGGTTGTAGAGTCCCGTTAGCTGATCGGTGAAGACCATCTCGCGCAACGCAGCCTGGCGACGCAGGAACGCGATGATGCCGAAGAGCAGCACTGCCAGCACCGCGAGTACGCCCGCGAGCCAGCTCAGGTGCTCTGCGCTCCACCACGGCGCGCCGTGCACGACGACCACATCCTCCGGCACGCGCATCATTACGACGACTGCCTTCGGCTCGCGCGACTGGTCCACGATCATCATGGCCACGCCAGTGACGCTCAACGTGCTGCCCTTGCTGTACTCGCGGTGCATCGCCGAGTGCGGAATGCGCGCGCTGAAAACAGTGTTGCCATCCTGCAGCAGCAGCACTTCTTCGTTGCCGCGTTCGAACTGCTCGCGCAGCTTGCCGCTCAGCTTCACCAGTTGCGAATCATGCGGAGCGACCTGAAAGCCATCGCGGTTCACGATCATCTCGCTCGCGCGCACTTCCAGCGGACGTAGCGGCGGAGCGCTGCCCAACTCCTGGAAGATCGCGTTCTCCATCTGCGGCGCGTAGGTGCCCTTGCCGGGGTAGCCCACTGCCTCCACACGCGTGCCCAGCGGCACCTTGCGGTCAAGTCCGCTCTGTACGAAGAGGCTTCCGCCCTCGTTGTCTTCCAGGTAAAGGCCTTCGCCGGCGCGTGACCACGTCACCGTGCCGGTGACCTTCACCATGTCCACGCCGTCGCGGCCCTGGCGGAACTGCAGCATCGCGTTCAGCGGACGGTTCGGCAGATCGAACGGCTCCCGCGGGGCCGGGCGCTCGATCGCAATGTCGTCCAGGTCGGTCACGAAGAGTCGAATGCCAATGTACTGGCGGCGGTCGTTGAAGACCGTGCCGCAAACGCCTTTGAGCCGCACCACGGCGGCCGTCAGCGCGTGAACATCCTCAGGCTTGAACGCCTGCACGACCGCAGTCACGAGCAGGCTGTCGCCGATGTCTACGGTGAGGACCAGGCGTGGGTGTCCCCACAGCGTCTGGATCGCCGCGGTGCGCACGATGCCGCGCACGGCAACGCGTTCGCTGTCATGGACTCCGCCCTGCAGGTCGGCCGCAGGCAGCAGCTTCGGCTCGGCCAGCGACTGGTGTCCGGTGACGGTCACATTGTCCGCCACGACAATCGGCGCAAACAGTCCCGGCTCGGTGTGCCCGTGCACCGTCACGCGATCGCCCGCGGCGGTTAGCGGAGCCTGCGTCAGGCGATCAATCGAGATGCCGCCGGTGCTGTCCGCGAGAAAGAAGCTGTTCTTCCAGCCGGAGAGCGCGGTGACGGTGCCCGATAGCTCCACCGGGCGGTGCTCCGAGGCCATCTCCGGCGCCAGTGAGCGGATGGAGGTGACCGTGGTCATGGGTGTCTGCGCAGCAGCAGGCAAAGCGCTCAAAAGCAGCGCAAAAAACAACGATTTGGGGCAGGAGGACATTGTCTTGTTCAGGATACGAACCGGCGCGGGCTTTGGATGCTACCCGAATGCGAAGCAGGGGTGACACATTAGGGTCACGTTACCGTCTTACCGCAATCCGCCGGCGAAAGAATGCCCCTACAAAATGCTTTCAGCGGCAGCGTAGACTGATCGCCATGAATCTCCGCGCTGCCGTTTCCGTCGTCTGCCTGCTCGCCTCCACTGCCTGCCTTGCGCAGCAGCCTACGGTCGCCCCTGCCGCGAAAACCGCGCCTGCACAGGAAAAGAAGCCGGGCCAGCTCGCGATCACCTTCGACGACCTGCCGGAGCACAGCTCGCTGCCGCAGGGCATGACGCGCCTCGAGATCGCGCAGCGCATCCTCAAGGTGATTCAGCAGGAGCACCTGCCGCCGATCACCGGCATGGTCAACGGTTTCTGGCTGGAGCGCGACCCTAAGGGCTCCGCCGGCGTGCTCGAGGCCTGGCGTGACGCAGGCCAGCCCATCGCGAGCCACACCTGGTCGCACATGAACCTCAACGAGAAGCCGCTGGAGCAGTGGACCGCGGACGTCGAAAAGAACGAGCCGCTGCTGCAGAAGATGGCGGCGTACCCGGCCTCGGCACCGCAGAAGCAGTCGTGGAAGTACCTCCGCTATCCGTTCCTCGCCGAGGGCGAGACGCCCGAGAAGAAGGCTGCCGCCGTCGCGTGGCTCACGCAGCACGGCTATATGATCGCCGACGTCACCATGAGCTGGGGCGACTACAACTGGAACTCCGTCTACGCGCGCTGCGTCGCCAAACAGGAGAAGACCGCCATCCAGCGCCTACACGACACCTATCTCGCTGCGGCGCGGCAGAACATGTGGGCCGAGCGCCTGACGAGCCTGCAGGCTTTCCAGCGCGACATCCCGCACGTCGTGCTCATGCACATCGGAGCCTTTGACGCGATGATGTTCCCCGAGCTGATCGCGCAGATGCGTGCGGATGGCTACACCTTCGTCTCGCTGCCGCAAGCGGAGATGGACCCGGCCTACAGCACTCCTCTCTCGAGGCGCGCAGGCGGTGGCTTCCTCGAAGACCAGGTCGCCCACGCAAAGGGCCTGCCCATCCAGCATCGCGATGACTACTCCAAGGAGCTCGAAGCGATGTGCCGCTAACGGCTCGATCTTCCTCTGCGCTCCAACATAACGTTGGGTGTCCCATCCGTGCCGGGTGCCCCACCCGTGCGCCGCTCTTGGCGAACGGGTGGGAGCCACGAACTCTGACGCGCCACCACACCCACCGCACTCTGTGCGAGACTCCCAACATGCACCTCCGCCGTCTCGGCCTCGCGTGGTTGTTCTTCGTTGCGATGGCGGCGGCTGCGCATGCGCAGGGTCCACAGGTGGTCTTCACGTTCGACGACCTTCCCGCACACGGCCCGCTGCCCCCGGGCATGACGCGCCCGATGCCGGTAAAGAGCATTCTTGCCACGCTGAAAGCTGAGAAGATGCCGCCGGTCTACGGCTTCGCGAACGGCTATCGCGTCGCGCAGTACCCCTACCAGATCGAGATCCTCGACGCGTGGCGCGCGGCCGGTGAACCCATCGGCAGCCACACCTGGTCGCACCCCGAGCTCGACCTGATGACGGCGCAGGGCTACATCGACGACATCAAGCAGAATGAGCCGCTGCTCAAGCGCGTGCATCCTGTCGGCGACTGGCACTGGTTCCGCTACCCGTTCCTCGAAGAAGGCAACACGCTCGCCAAGCGGGACGCCGTGCGCTCGTGGCTCTTCAGGAACGGCTATCACGTCGCCGAAATCTCGCTCGACTTCCAGGATTACAACTGGAACGACGCTTACGCGCGCTGCGCGCTGAAGCATGATGAGCGCGCGATCAAAGACCTGCACGACACCTATCTGCAAGCCGCGTCGGAAGCTTCGAAGGCTTTCCGTCAGCTCTCGCACACGCTCTATGGCCGCGACATCCCGTACATCCTGCTGATGCATGTCGGCGCCTTCGACGCGAAGATGCTGCCCGAACTCATTCAGCAATTCCGCAGCGAAGGCTACAGCTTCATCAAGCTGGAACAGGCCGAAGCCGATGATGCCTACCAGTTCGATCCGCACGTCACCACCAAGGGCGGCTCGACCTTCATGGAGCAGGTCGCCGCCGCACGCAAGGTGACCGTCCCCGAGCTGCCTGACTTCACTGACGAGCTCAATAAAGCCTGCCGCGAATCAAAAGAATCGGGAAAGGTGAAGGAGTAGGCAAGAACGGGTGCCCCACATCGTGCTTTTTGAGATGTGGGTTTGCAGGACTCAACCGCTCGAGATCCGTACCGCCATCCATTCCCACCGCATCCGCTATCCTAGAGACCTATGCCCGACACCCCCACGCAAGAGCCTCTGCTGCACACGCGCACGGCCCCCGATGAACCCTTCACCGGCACGCCTCCGTTCGAGTCATGGGGGCGCTATCCACGCTTCAACGCGACCGTGAAGGAACTGCACTGGCAGAGCGACTTTCCGCGCATCATCGACGGCGTGCATGAAGGCGCGCTCGCCGTGGGCATGGGGCGCAGCTACGGCGACGTAGGTCTGCTCAAAGACGGCACGCTGGTTCACACCACCAGCATGAACCGCTTGCTGCACTGGGACCCTGAGACCGGCGTGCTTACCGCAGAAGCTGGCATCACGCTGGCGCAGATCCTTGACTTCGCCGTGCCGCGCGGCTTCTTCCTGCCCGTTACGCCCGGCACGAAGTTCGTGACGCTCGGCGGCGCGATCGCCAACGACGTACACGGCAAGAACCACGAGGCCGCAGGCTCCTTCGGCAATCACGTCCCACGCTTTGAACTCGTACGCTCCGACGGCACGCGCTTGTTGTGCTCAGCCACCGAGAACCCCGACCTGTTTGCGGCCACCATCGGCGGTATGGGGCTCACAGGTGTCATTGTCTGGGCGCAGCTTCGCCTGAAGCCCATCGTCAGCCGCATGATCGACTACGAGGGCATCCAGTTCCACGGCATCGACGAGTTCCTCGACATCAAGAAGGCGTACCCCAACGTGGAGTACACCGTGTCATGGCTCGACTGTGTTTCGCAGGGCAAGAACTTCGCGCGCGGTATCTACATGCTCGGCGACCACTCGAAGGACCCCGGCGAACTCAAGCCCTCCGGCAAGCCCAAGCTCACGTTCCCCATCGAAGCCCCGGGCTTCATGCTGAACAAGCTCTCGATCTCCGCGTTCAACACGGTCTTCTTCCATAAGCAGATGAAGAAGCACGTCATCACCAAGCAGGACTACGAGCCGTTCTTCTACCCGCTCGACGCCGTGCACAAGTGGAACCGCATGTACGGTAAGCGTGGCCTTGTGCAGTTCCAGTTCGCCTTGCCGTGGGAGACCAGCAAGGAAGGCACCATCGCCATGCTGCAGGAGATCACCAAGTCCGGCCTCGCCAGCTTCCTCGCTGTGCTCAAGACCTTCGGCGACGTGCCTTCGCTCGGCATGATGAGCTTCCCGATGCCCGGCTTCATGTTCGCGCTCGACTTCCCCATCAAGGACATCACCTTCCCGCTCATGCAGCGCCTCGGCGACATGACGAAGGACTACGGCGGCCGCCTCTACCCGGCCAAGGACGCCTGCATGACGCCCGAACAGTTCCGCGCCTACTACCCGCAGTTCGAGCGCTTCGCGCGCTACAAGGACCCCGCCATCACGTCGAGCTTCTGGGAGCGCGTCGCAGGAGGTTCGCGATGAGCAACATGCCTGCCACTACTACTCCAAACGCTACAGGCTCCAACGCTGCCGTCATTGCTGCCACAAAGAAGGGAAGCACCGAGCCTTACACGCCGAAGCGCATCTTGATCCTCGGCGCGACCAGCGGCATGGCGGAAGAGACCGCGCGCCTGTGGGCCGAGCGCGGCGATAGCCTCTTCCTCGTCGCACGCGACAGCAACAAGCTCGCCGCCGTTGCTGCGGACCTCAAGATTCGCGGCGCATCGTACGTGGACTCCGCTGTGGCCGACCTCGACGACACCGCGCGCCACCCAGAGCTGCTCGCGCACGCAATCAACTCGCTCGGCGGTCTTGATGTGGCCTTCGTCGTCATGGGACTGCTCGGCGATCAGACCGCGTCGGAGAAGAACTTCACGGACGCACACCGTGTGCTGCACACGAACTACACCGCCCCGGCGAGCCTGCTCACCTGGCTCGGCAACTACTGCGCGCAGCGTCACTCGGGCACGCTTGCCGTCGTGAGTTCGGTGGCGGGCGAGCGCGGCCGCAAGTCGAACTACGTGTACGGCTCAGCAAAATCTGGCCTCACGGCGTTCACGGACGGCCTTCGCAATCGTATTGATCGCGACGGCGTTCGCGTGATGACGATCAAGCCCGGCCCGGTGAAGACCGCGATGACCGAGTCGATGACGAACCCGCCTCCGGGTATGATCTCAGTCGAGTCCGCCGCACAGATCCTCGTTCGCGGCATCGACAAGGGCACGGACATCCTCTACGTCCCCGGCAAGTTTCGCCTGATCATGGCAATCATCCGCGCCATCCCTGAAAGCATCTTCAAGAAGCTCAATCTCTAACAACCAAACAGCTTTGCCCCAGCGCCTCTCTCCGGAGAGGCGTTTTGCGATGCGTTCGATAGCTCTTCGCAACTATCTTTCGATGTCGCCTCGCGACGGGTTATGGAAATACGATGCGTTTCCATTCTGTGCGTATGACGCGCCATCATGCATCGTTCTGCGATGCCGCAGAAGTTGCAGCAATATGAAGATTTCGAGGCAACCAAATCTTTGGCACGCTAATTGCTTCTTGGCAGACTGACGCCTTCACCAGACTTCAAAGCTCCTCCCCATAAGGTGTCGCTTCATTCCATCCGAGGTAACAACTGCATGTTCGATCCCTCTAATTTTCGCGTAGCCAAGGCCGTCCGTCGTGGACTTCTCGTCCTTGCCTGCGTTGCTGCTGTGACCGCCGGTCATGCGCAGTCCGCTCGTGGCGTCATCACCGGTACGGTGCAGGATCCCAGCGGCGCCACTGTGCCCAACGCCAATGTGACACTGCGTTCGCCCTCGCAGGGCACCACTACCGGTGTGCACACGAACTCGGCCGGCATCTATCGCTTTGAAGGTGTGAACCCCGGCGACTACGTTGTCACCGTCGCGGCTCCTGGCTTCTCGAAGTCGGAAGTTCCTGCAACGGTTCACGTCGGCGACACGGTCGGTCGCGACTTCAAGATGGCCGTGGGCGCAGCCTCGGACACCGTCGAAGTCAGCACCAGCAATCTGGAACTGCAGACCGAAGATGCTGTTCGTGGAAGCACGATCACCTCGAAGGAACTGGCGGAGCTTCCGCTCGCCAGCCTGAACTCGCTGAACCTGATTACGACCAACCCGGGCGTGGTTCGCTCCAACCAGGGTGGTTCGCTCGATAGCGGTATCGGCGGCGTCAATGGCGCGCGCGCCCGCTCGAACAACTTCCTGATTGACGGTTTGAACAACAACGACATCTCCGTCGCTGGCCCTCAGGCGACCATCACGAATAACGATGAGTTGTCGGAAGTGAACTTCCAGACTTCGAACTTCTCACCCGAGTTTGGTCGCGCTGGCGGTGCTGTTGTTTCGCAGATCACCAAGTCGGGCACCAACAAGTGGCACGGCACGATCGCCACGGAATATCGTAGCCAGTACTTCAACGCCAGCACGCAGACACAGCGCAACGCCTATACCAGCGCTTTGGCGACCTACAACACAGCTGTTCTGACCAATCCGAACTACCCTGTTCCGATGCTCAAGAACAAGTTCCACGATATCTACCCGGCGATCACGATCGGCGGACCGCTGGTGATTCCGCACTTGTACGACGGGCATGATCGCACCTTCATCTTCGGTGGCGGCCAGCTGGACCGTTACGTCGCGAACTCACTGGCGACGTTCTCGAACGTGCCTACGGATGCCGGTATCGCCACGCTGCAAACGCTGGCTTCCTCCTGCCCGAACGTTGCTTTCTACCTGAACCTGCTGCAGCAGGCGGGGAACCCCCGCGGCTCCGCGTCCGGCGTGGGTACCGGCACCGTCGACATTTCGGCTCCGACTTCGGCCGCTGCGCCGACGTGCAACGGTGTTGCACGCACCGGTTCGGTCTCCTACGGCCAGTTCTATCGTTATGCCCGCGACGTCTACCAGGATGACAATTTCCTTGTCCGCGTGGATCACAAGGCTTCCAGCAAGCAGGACATGATGTTCCGTTTCCTGTTTGACGACAACAACGAAACTCTTGGCGGTGCAGAAGGCCTCGGCCCGCAGTTTGACGTACCGGGTCGCTATCGCAACATGGGCGCTGCGTTCACCGACGTCTATCAGATCCGCAACAATCTCGTGAACGAGTTCCGCTTCGGATTCGTGCGCAACAACCTGCGCTACGACATTCCGAGCGACCATACTTTGGCTCAGACTCTTCCTGCGTATGGCTTCTCGGGCACGGGTACCCTGGCAATTCCTTCGGTCAGCTCGTCCTTTAACCAGGGCCGTATCTCGAACAACTTCGAGTATGAAGACGTCGTAACCTACATCAAGGGTCATCACGCCTTCAAGTTCGGCGTCGAAATTCAGCGCCAGCTCGCTATCCAGCAGGCACCGTTCAACGGACGCGGTACGGTTACTTACACGGCCTGCACCACGACGAGCTGCTCGCCGGGCGGTATCTCCACCACGATCTCCGCGTTCTCGAACTTCATCGACAACTACGCTGGTGTCACCACCAGCCCGGTTGCGAAGGTGTTCGATACGGTGTATCCGAATCAGCCGGGCAAGTACCGTCCGAACCTGTTCTCTTACTCGTTCTTCGTGCAGGACACGTACAAGATGACGCCGAACCTCAGCATCGTCTACGGCGTGCGCTATGAGAACTTCGGCCAGCCCGCAAACGGAGCGCTGAGCCATCCCGCCTTCAATGGCTACGGCACGAACGACTTCGCCGGCATCTCGAAGGTGAACGTAGACAACAACAATATTGGACCCACCATCGGCTTCTCCTACCAGCCGCATACGGGTTCCGGTCTCTTCAACGGCCGCACCGTGATCCGCGGTGGCTACCAGTTGACCTACGACACGTTCTTCAACAATCTGCTGTCGAACGCCAAGGCTGCATCGCCGAACTCGCCGTCGAACCTGCCGGTTCCTAGCACCTCGACGACGACGACACCTCGTGGTCTCAGCAATCCGGCTGCTCTTCTTGCCTCGGCGGTTCCGACGCTGACGCCGTACACCACGGAAATGTCGGACCTCAAGAAGGACCTCCGCAACCCTTACTATCACCACTTCTCGCTCGGCATCCAGGAAGAACTGCCTGGCCACATCCTGCTCGACATCGCTTACGTTGGAACGCAGGGTCGTCAGCTCTTCTTCACCGATCCCCTGAACCCGGCGCTGCCGAACGCTACCTTCACGGGCACGGCGACGCAGACCACTTCGCTCTACGGCTCGCAGACTCTGCGCCTGTATGCGAACCGCGGCACGATCCAGATTCGTGACGGCGGTGCGACGTCCAACTACAACTCGGTGCAGGTGCAGGTTCGCCACTCCGGTCTCAAGACCGTAGCCGGCCGCCTCTACTTCACCAGCTCGTACACCTATGGCAAGAGCCTCGACGTCATCTCGGAGACCTTCGCCACCAACTCTTCGGCTCAGAACCCTTCGCGTTCGCCCGCAGTGGCTGATATTCGTTCGCTCGATTACGGTCCCTCGGACAATGATCGCCGTCACGTATCCTCCACCGTCGTCAACTTCCAGGTTCGTGGACCGGAAAGCGGCGTTCTGGCACGCGTACTCGGTGGCTGGTCCATCGCTCCGATCCTCACGGTTCAGAGCGGTACTCCGTACACCGTCCTGAACGGTGTTGACCGCGATCTCGATGGTTCATCCATCGGCGACCGCGCAGACATCGGCAACAAGAATGCTCCGTTTGATTCGCGTGGCATGGTCACCACGGCCTGCGCAAGTGGTCTGTATGACGGCGGCAAGTACGCTGCTGCTGTGGCTGCCGGTGTGGCTACGGCCACGGCCATCTCCACCAACTGCACCACGCGTGACCAGGTCCGCTTTGTACAGGTCACCAACTACAACGTGAACCAGACGCAGGGCCGTAACTCGCAGTACACGACGCGCTACCTCAACCTCGACACGAACGTTCTGAAGAAGATCAAGATCACCGGCCGCGTGAATGCCGAAGTGGGCGCGACCTTCCTCAACGTGACGAACAACCAGAACTTCGATACTCCGTCTGCCTACATCACCTCGCTGT
The nucleotide sequence above comes from Granulicella cerasi. Encoded proteins:
- a CDS encoding septal ring lytic transglycosylase RlpA family protein; protein product: MSFRLHLRVALLALLCVGLAGCHHHAKYASNQAPDRPDWSSGYPPKHRKPAPSSGDRASATPRPTAPRPSAPAPDTSNLTLTGKPIMTETGMASWYGPSFHNRKAADGSTYDQNGLTAAHRTLPLGSLARVTNLATNESVIVRITDRGPFVRGRLMDLSEGAAKRIDLYRMGVAKVKVEAYSPSSATVEKPGLWAVQAGAFSTQRDANDLRDALAKRYATARIQEFQGPTGYWVRIDPPGRVKEQAQAIREWIGKPDDQADAFLVRLD
- the rpmI gene encoding 50S ribosomal protein L35, producing MPKLKTHSGAAKRFKKTASGKFKRGQSKMRHILTSKSVKTKRHLRQITLVSVADTPKVARMLPYA
- the rplT gene encoding 50S ribosomal protein L20 — protein: MPRVKRSTKRADRRRKILKRASGYFLTKSKLYQAAQEAVERGLKFAYIGRKQKKRQYRSLWIVRIGAAAKLNGMSYSTFINGLKKAGNGLDRKILADIAANDAAGFTALVAQAKAGLAAAKK
- a CDS encoding GGDEF domain-containing protein; protein product: MTTVTSIRSLAPEMASEHRPVELSGTVTALSGWKNSFFLADSTGGISIDRLTQAPLTAAGDRVTVHGHTEPGLFAPIVVADNVTVTGHQSLAEPKLLPAADLQGGVHDSERVAVRGIVRTAAIQTLWGHPRLVLTVDIGDSLLVTAVVQAFKPEDVHALTAAVVRLKGVCGTVFNDRRQYIGIRLFVTDLDDIAIERPAPREPFDLPNRPLNAMLQFRQGRDGVDMVKVTGTVTWSRAGEGLYLEDNEGGSLFVQSGLDRKVPLGTRVEAVGYPGKGTYAPQMENAIFQELGSAPPLRPLEVRASEMIVNRDGFQVAPHDSQLVKLSGKLREQFERGNEEVLLLQDGNTVFSARIPHSAMHREYSKGSTLSVTGVAMMIVDQSREPKAVVVMMRVPEDVVVVHGAPWWSAEHLSWLAGVLAVLAVLLFGIIAFLRRQAALREMVFTDQLTGLYNRRGFMAFAQAHWVKAQKLRTPLLLIYIDLDLFKQINDTHGHKMGDEALKRVGELLMSSFRKSDVIGRMGGDEFAAVALDGSPELAAELCDRIRSEVEATNAKHRYPFELSLSLGSVVCDPAKQGGSIEDLLAQADEIMYEQKRQRKAERAMAAAG
- a CDS encoding polysaccharide deacetylase family protein: MNLRAAVSVVCLLASTACLAQQPTVAPAAKTAPAQEKKPGQLAITFDDLPEHSSLPQGMTRLEIAQRILKVIQQEHLPPITGMVNGFWLERDPKGSAGVLEAWRDAGQPIASHTWSHMNLNEKPLEQWTADVEKNEPLLQKMAAYPASAPQKQSWKYLRYPFLAEGETPEKKAAAVAWLTQHGYMIADVTMSWGDYNWNSVYARCVAKQEKTAIQRLHDTYLAAARQNMWAERLTSLQAFQRDIPHVVLMHIGAFDAMMFPELIAQMRADGYTFVSLPQAEMDPAYSTPLSRRAGGGFLEDQVAHAKGLPIQHRDDYSKELEAMCR
- a CDS encoding polysaccharide deacetylase family protein; the protein is MHLRRLGLAWLFFVAMAAAAHAQGPQVVFTFDDLPAHGPLPPGMTRPMPVKSILATLKAEKMPPVYGFANGYRVAQYPYQIEILDAWRAAGEPIGSHTWSHPELDLMTAQGYIDDIKQNEPLLKRVHPVGDWHWFRYPFLEEGNTLAKRDAVRSWLFRNGYHVAEISLDFQDYNWNDAYARCALKHDERAIKDLHDTYLQAASEASKAFRQLSHTLYGRDIPYILLMHVGAFDAKMLPELIQQFRSEGYSFIKLEQAEADDAYQFDPHVTTKGGSTFMEQVAAARKVTVPELPDFTDELNKACRESKESGKVKE
- a CDS encoding FAD-binding oxidoreductase, which codes for MPDTPTQEPLLHTRTAPDEPFTGTPPFESWGRYPRFNATVKELHWQSDFPRIIDGVHEGALAVGMGRSYGDVGLLKDGTLVHTTSMNRLLHWDPETGVLTAEAGITLAQILDFAVPRGFFLPVTPGTKFVTLGGAIANDVHGKNHEAAGSFGNHVPRFELVRSDGTRLLCSATENPDLFAATIGGMGLTGVIVWAQLRLKPIVSRMIDYEGIQFHGIDEFLDIKKAYPNVEYTVSWLDCVSQGKNFARGIYMLGDHSKDPGELKPSGKPKLTFPIEAPGFMLNKLSISAFNTVFFHKQMKKHVITKQDYEPFFYPLDAVHKWNRMYGKRGLVQFQFALPWETSKEGTIAMLQEITKSGLASFLAVLKTFGDVPSLGMMSFPMPGFMFALDFPIKDITFPLMQRLGDMTKDYGGRLYPAKDACMTPEQFRAYYPQFERFARYKDPAITSSFWERVAGGSR
- a CDS encoding SDR family oxidoreductase produces the protein MSNMPATTTPNATGSNAAVIAATKKGSTEPYTPKRILILGATSGMAEETARLWAERGDSLFLVARDSNKLAAVAADLKIRGASYVDSAVADLDDTARHPELLAHAINSLGGLDVAFVVMGLLGDQTASEKNFTDAHRVLHTNYTAPASLLTWLGNYCAQRHSGTLAVVSSVAGERGRKSNYVYGSAKSGLTAFTDGLRNRIDRDGVRVMTIKPGPVKTAMTESMTNPPPGMISVESAAQILVRGIDKGTDILYVPGKFRLIMAIIRAIPESIFKKLNL